TAAGGAAAACAACGAGCATTGTAATAGTAATTGGGCTTGTCCAGCCAAATGTAGCCCCACGAGTAATGATAAGGTTCAAACAAACCATTGCGATAACAAAAAGAACAAGTCCCAATGAATCAAATTTTGCTTTTGTATTTTGAACGACTTTACTTTCTGGAGTACCTTTAATAAGTAACATTCCAAGCAGTGCAAATACGATGGAAATAATGAAAATCCAGCGCCAGCCCATGTATGTTGCGATAGCTCCACCTGCGAATGAACAAATACCTGATCCACCCCATGAGCCAATCGACCAGTAACTAAGCGCTCTTTGTCTATCTGCCCCTTCAAAATAAGTTTTCATTAAGGCAAGGGTTGCTGGCATAATACAAGCAGCTGAAAGCCCTTGAATAATACGGCCGATAATAAGTAACGTCGACCCTTGAGTGACAACAAGTAACAGTGAACCGATGATACTAAGAATAAGTCCGATATAAGTTAATTTCACGCGACCAAATTTGTCAGCCATACCACCAGCTACAACGATAAAAATACCTGAAAATAGCGCGGTTAAGCTGATGGCAATACTAAGTAAATCAGAGGAAATTCCAAGGTCAGATTGCACGGCCGGAACGATATTCACCATTGATTGGGCGAAAAGCCAAAACGTGATAACCCCGAAAACAATCCCAACAATAAGTTTATTTGTACCTTTATACGCTGTTGAAGTCATTAGTTATTCTCTCCTTTTAAGTAATCTACAACACAAGCTCCCATGGCTTTTGATGCAATTAATAATGAATCTTCATTGATGTCGAATTTTGGATGATGATGCGGATAAAAATGCCCATCTGCCGGCATCGCTCCCACATAGAAAAATGAGCTCGGGCGTTCTTTTGCATAATAAGCAAAGTCTTCTGATGGTGGTTGCGGTTCACAGCGCACAACATCCGTAATTTCAGGGATTTTCGCCCCTTTAATAGATTTAACAACAAAATCAGTTAAAGCTTCGTCATTATTTAAAACAGGATAATCATTTTTGTAATCAAGTTCACAAGTAACGCCAAACATTGCCTCTATGCCACCAACGATACGGGTAATTTCTTTTTGAATAATGTTGCGTGCCTCCTCAGACATCGAACGCACATCACCTTCAAGCTCAACCGCATCCTTTATAACATTAAAACTACCTTTTCCGTCAAAAGAACCAATTGTAATCGAACCAACATCAAATGGATTTAAACGACGACTAATCACCGTTTGAACAGCTACTACAAATTCACTTGCTGCAACAATAGCATCATTTGCTAAATGCGGAGATGAGCCGTGTCCACCTTGACCTTGTACTTTAAGTTTGAAATAAGAGCGACCAGTTTGAATGGCACCCTCACGGTAGAAAACTTCACCCGTTTTCATCGTAGACATCACATGAATCCCAAGGACATTATCAACACCATCCAGCGCCCCGTCTTGAATCATTTGAATCGCGCCACCAGGAGGAGTTTCTTCCGCATGCTGATGTAAAATAACTATTTTCCCGGTTAATTCTTGTTTCATTTCAATAAGTGTTTCGCCCAAAATAAGCATGTAAGCTGTATGTCCATCGTGACCACAAGCATGCATTACACCAGGGTTTTTAGATGCAAAAGCTAGACCTGTTTCTTCTTGGATAGGAAGTGCATCAAAATCAGCACGAATTGCAAGTGTCTTGCCCGGCTTGCCTGTATCAACCGTTACTACAACGCCATTCCCACCAACATGCGTCCGCACATCGCAGTCCATTTCTTTATAAAAATCCGCAATATACTTCGCCGTATTTTCCTCTTGAAAAGAAAGTTCAGGGTGTTCATGTAAGTAACGACGAATTTCTATCATTCGATCTCGTTTTTCGTCTAGTTTTTGAAATAACTTCTCTTTCATTGTCCAAACCTCCATTTTTAATACTTCCGCTGGCCAGAACTTCCGTATTTTCACTACAACTTAATTATAAAAAAAACCAAGCGAAAAGAAGTTTACTTTTTTGCTTAGTTTTAGCTTGAAATTTTCTTCTTTTGTAAATTACTCAAACCAATGTCAAAAATCCGGTGCTGAAGTCACAAAAAAAGCTCAACTACTAGAGTTGAACTTTTTAAACCGTACTTCTAAACTCATAAAAATGAATCGCATTAATATCTAAATAAGCGTAAAACGACCAATCTTCCGTAATCGTTTCATCACTCACCGTAAGTGTAGGCTGAGAGGCATCCACAATATAGTCCAAAATCTCTTTATCCAGTCCGTACTTACTATTAAGTTGCCAATACTTCGAGTAAAGCGCCCCATTATCACGGTCGAATTGCCATTTACAGACTTGATAATCACCCGCGTGAAGCCCTGTAAGTCTAATATGCACTTCTTTTTGTTCTTCCTTAATGAACCTTTCCTCCACAGAATAACGCGGATTAATCGTCGCACAGTTCATCAAAATAAGCTGATAACCGTCCGCGTGCTTCGTCATAATATAATCTTCACCCTTAGCAACCACAACACCCTTAAGCCTTCTCAAAAACTTCACTGCATAAAACGCCGGTCGTTTACCATTGAAAAAGTGGAACATTTCAATTCCGTCAAGACTAATATTTAATTTGCTATCGTCCCCTTCGTGAAGTTCCGTATTAATCCAAAAGCCTAATGCGTCTACTTCTGGTACCAAATCTAGCATCGTTTTCAAAACTAATGCTCCTCTGAAAAAAGTCCCGTTTGTGTATCTCGTATTCCCAGATAACGTATTCCAGTTTACTAACATTAGCGGCTTATTGATATGATGATGTTTCAAGAAAGCCTTTAATTGAAGCGTTTTTGACAAACAATAATCCTCTGAAATCGAAAACGACTTCATATCCTCTTTCGAAAAATCTACCGCTTCATTTTGATTCGCATTATAGGCGACAAAGTCCATTTTATCCGCTTCTTCTAAAAACCACGTATGTCGTTCAGGCACTGCATTTTTAGACAATGAAAATGGGACAAAATTTCCGACTTGGATAGCTGGAAAACGCGATTTTATAGTGTGATATATTTTCAAGTAAAGTTTTTTCAGTTCTTCTTTATCAGCATATGTATTTTTCGGTTCAAAAAACATAAAATGCCATTTTGAAACAAATTCCCGCCCAAAAACCTGCATACAATGCTTTAAAAAGTGATCCAATCGTTCAAAAACAGCCGCCTCATCGCCTACAATATCTTGATACTCCAAGCGAATAAACAATTGTAAATTTTGCTGTTTTAAAAAAGTGAGCGCTAAATCCGCATTCGCATATGGAGAAGAAGTTGGCACTAATTCGTCCGTTTCCGTTTCAGGCAAGAACGTTGAACCTCTAAACAAATGACGAATACCAATATAATTAATCCCAATCTCATCACGCGTCGTAATAATCTGCTTTTGGACATTATCTTTAAGCACTTCTTTAAGCTCACCAATCGTCAAAATATTCATATTCTCACTTAAACAACGTTCGGTCTTTTCCGTGATATCAATTTTCTTTTTCTCAAATGGCGCTTTATTTAATTCCTTACCCGGCTCCACATCATGATAAAGTCGTGACAATTTCACTAAAATTTCCGGAGATGGCACAATTTGCTCTATACTAGCGCCCAGCTCAGATGTCTTATCTTCTATTAATAAATTCGTTTCCACATGATGTTCCGCTCGGTACTCACTTGGCGTTAGCTCAAAATGAAACTTAAATACTTCTGAAAAATGCTTTTGGCTCGAAAAACCATTTTTTAACGCAATCTCTGTAATACTTTCCGCCGAATATAGTAAATCTTGAATCGCATGCTTCAATCGGACTTCCGTCAAATACTGTAAAAAACCAAGCCCCGTCGTTTTTTTAAAATAACGTGATAAATACGCCTCACTTAAAAACTCTTTTTGCGCAAACTCACGAAGCGACAAGGCTTCATCAAACCGCTCTTCCACTTCTCGAATAATGCGCGAAATCCGTTTATCATTGACTTCTTTCCTAGCAGAAGATGGAATTCCTTTTTTCAAAAAACGCGTAAGTAATAATAAAATTTGGAACAACGCCGATTGTGCTTCTAATTTATTCGCTCGTTTCTTCGTCGCCGAAGCAATCAAAAGTTCACTCACCGACTTCCTCAAAGACCCAACAACCCGCTCTCTCCCAGGGTCACTCTCCTTCGAGAAAAATTTAAAAGAATGCTGAAAATAATCCTCATAATAATGCGCAAAAAATGTATCTGAAATCGTTAAATTAATAAGTAAATTATCTTCATTTCCCTCAATTGTATAAAAGGTATTGCGATCAAGAACTAAAACATCGCCTTCCTGCAAATAAAATTTTTGCTCAGAAACCTTGATTGTTATTTGTCCAGAAATAGCAAATAACAATTTAGTTCCAAGTGATATTTCCGACGTCAGCTGCTTTATATGTTGAATACCAATCGTATAATCTTTTAAATGAGACACTCGATTCACCCCTTCGTTTAACTTAATCGGACACTTTTATATTATCATAAATAGCGGAAATTGATTGGTTTGTTTTAAACTTGAGAACCTCTTCTATATTAAAATTTTCCATAAAAACAGACTCTGCTTTCCCTTGTATTAACAATTATTCAGCTTTATAATAATTTTAAAAACAGTCTTCACGGGAGTGTGCTTAATGACAAAGAATAACTCAAAAAAATCAGCACAAGCAGGAAATATTTCTTCAAACAAAACTACAGCATCGAACAGTTCTAATTTAGCAAGAATACAGAAAATAGTCTCCGCGCATGGGAAACTATCACTTGATGATCAGATTACTTATATGAAACATAAAGGGATAACTTTTAATTATATTACAGAAGATGCTGCCAAAGATTATTTATCCCAGAATACTTATTATTATAAAGTAACAGCTTTTAGAAAGAATATAGCTAAAGTAAACGGAAAATACACCTCTTTGGACTTTGGTTTATTAAGCGATTTAGCAACCATTGATATGTATTTAAGGTACGCTCTAATAAAAATAAATTTAGACATCGAACATACACTTAAAGCTTTATTGGTAAACGTAATAACTAAGTCAAATGCTGAAGATGGATACACTATTGTAAAAGAATATGATACGTATTGTAAAAACAAATTGCTGGAGGAAAAACCTAAGTTTAAAGAAAAAAATTATATTCCTGTAGACAAAAAAATAATGAGCAGAAATAAAGAAATAGATGGATATCATTATGATTTGTATACGAAAAGAAAAAACAATCCTCCTATTTGGGTCTTGATTGAATTAATGTCGTTTGGAGAACTTATAAGGTTTGTAGAGTTTTATTATGATAGTAATAAATACAATAAAAAACTTTTTACGCCAGCATTTATATTATTAAAATATACAAAAAACCTTAGAGATTCCGCAGCACATAGTCGACCTCTTTTATTAGATGTTGTTTTACCAAAACAGATAACCCCAACTCAAAATGCAACACAATATGCTGAAAAAGCTGGTGTAGAAAAACTAGAACGTAGGAACTTAGTTTCAAATAAAAAAATTCATGATTTTATTTGTATGCTCATTCTTCATGATGAATATATTAAAAGTGATGCCATGAAATATGATAGAAAAATAGAGTTAGCTAATATAATCGAACGCTGTACAAAACGGTCTCACTATTATAAAGATCAAGCTGACTTAATTAGGGTTTACAGAGTTTTGTCTAAAATCCTTGCCAATTACCACCAAAAATGCTAAAATTTGTTCAAAGGAAAAAACGGTTCGACCGTTTATCACTTATGTACAACATTGTATGTAAGTTGGTTATTCTTCACAAAATAAACTATTTAAGACAAGCTTCCGTTTTCTAGTCTGTCTTAAGTAGTTTATTTTTTTACTCTATAAAAAGCCGGCCAGGTTTAATTTCCCGACCGGCTTTTTGATTTCAATCTTCTTCCACTTGGATAGAAACACCCACATCCAGTAATTCCTCAACTGCATCAATCACAGAAAACTCCCCATAATTGTATACTGCATCATCTACAACTAAAATCGGCAAAGCTTCCATTCCATTCTTATCAATCAGCATTTGAACCCGCTCTGGCAAGTCCACTTTCCCGACCTCTTCCAGCTGAATATCAAACACGATGCCTGTATAATCAAAATGGATTTTTCGCTCAGTTTCACTTTTATTCATAAACATTTTCCATATCTCTAGGTTAATCTCAGACTCATTTTCCGCAGAATAAAAGTAACTAATTTGCTTCATATTAAAATTATTTACTTTCTAAATCATGGACAAACAGCCCACTTAATAATTTCGGTTCAAACCAAGTCGATTTTGGCGGCATGATTTCTGCTGCATCTGCTACACTAAGTAAATCGTCCATTGTTGGCGGGAACATCGCAAATGCCACTGAATGACTGCCATTATCCACCAAACGAGTCAGTTCTTCTAAACCACGTATTCCGCCGACAAAATCAATGCGGTTATCACGGCGAATATCTTCAATTCCAAAAATCGGCGTTAAAATTTGCGATTGTAATATCGAAACATCTAGCTGACCGATAACATCATTTGGAATCACTTCGCTTTTCGCCGTAAGTTTGTACCAATTTCCATCTAAATACATCCCTACTTGTTTTGGCTTCTCTGGTTTAAATGCTTCTTTTCCAACCTTCTCCACGTCAAAACTAGCCTCTACTTTGCTAACGAAATCCGCTTCAATTGGCACATTCACAACCCTATTATAATCAAGAATTTCTAATTGCTCTTCTGGGAAAACAACTGATAAAAAGAAATTAAATTCTGCTTCTGGCCCAGCCTCAGGGAATTCCTCGCGCCGTTTCAAACCAACTTTCACAGCAGATTCCGTTCTATGGTGACCGTCTGCGATATATAGCGCTGGGACTTCCGAGAACGCCGCTGAAAGGTCTTCTAAAATATGTGCGTCCGTAATTGCCCAAACCTTATGTGCGACCCCGTGGAAGCTCTCAAAGTCATATTCAGGTTCATTTTCATTCACCCAAGACTCAACAAGTGTATTAATAGCTTCTTTTCCTCGATAAGTAAGGAAAATCGGACTTGTATTTGCATCACAAACATCTACATGACGAATCCGGTCTAACTCTTTCTCCTCACGAGTTAACTCATGTTTTTTAATTTTCCCATTGGTATAATCATCAATCGACGTACAAACAACCAGCCCTGTTTGCGGGCGACCATCCATCGTCAGTTGATAAATATAAAATGCAGGGTTTGCTTCTCTACCAAGCCAACCATCCAACTCAAATTGTTCCAAATTATCCGCTGCTTTTTGATAAACAGCTGGGTCGTATGGGGAAACCGCCGGATCTAAATCAATTTCCGCCTTATCAATATGTAAAAAAGAATACTTATTTGCATCACCAAGTTCGCGCGCCTCTTCCGAATTAAGTACATCATATGGCAAGGAAGCCACCTTTTCCGCTAAATTTTTAATCGGACGAATTGCTTTAAATGGACGTATATTTACCATTGTTATCCTCCTTTTTAGTAAAAGAGCATGAACCCGTCTGGCAATAACCATAAAGTTTCATGCTCTCATTATTTCCCGGGTAATAATTTTAAACCGTAACACCTAATGGTTCAATAACTCGAACACGCAAAACCCCTTGCACAGCTAACAAATCTTGTTTTAGTTGCTCCAAATTAGCTTGCGTTTCTTTATCAATATCAATTAATGTGTAGGCATATTCATTTTTACTGCGATTTATCATATCTAAAATGTTTAACGAATATTTCCCTAGCTCCGTCGTAATTTGTCCGACCATATTAGGAATGTTTTTGTGACAAATCCCAATTCGCGGATGTCCATTATACGGCATTTCCACGTTCGGAAAATTAACCGAGTTTTTAATACTACCTGTTTCAAGATATGATTGCAGTTCTTTCGCAGCCATTTTAGCACAGTTGGTTTCGGCTTCTTCTGTCGATGCACCTAAATGAGGAAATACATGCACTTTTTTGTGGTTTAGTAATTCTTTTGTCGCGAAATCTGTAATATATAAACGTAAAAGTCCATCATCTAAAGCTTCTTTCACAGAGGCTGAATCCACTAACTCACCACGAGAAAAGTTTAATAAAACAGCATTATCCTTCACTAATTGTAGTGTATCTGCGTTAAACATGCCACGTGTTTTATCCGTTAAAGGCACATGAACTGTTAAATAATCGCATGTAGCCAAGACTTCTTCTATCGTCATCGCACGTTCCACTTCTTTAGAAATTCTCCAAGCCGTGTCTACTGAAACGAATGGATCGTATCCAACCACATCCATCCCAAGCGATAAAGCGTCATTGGCTACCAATGCACCAATTGCGCCTAGACCGATAATCCCAAGTTTTTTGCCAGCAAGTTCTGTTCCCGCAAAGGCTTTCTTCCCCGCTTCGACTTTCTGTTCGACATCATCTTCAGCCGGCAGTTCTTTCACCCATTCCGTACCTTCCAAAATTGGACGCGCCGAAACGAATAAACTCGCAAGAACTAGTTCTTTCACAGCATTGGCATTCGCGCCAGGTGTATTGAATACAACAATACCTTTTTCAGAACAATTTTCTACTGGGATATTATTAACTCCTGCACCAGCTCTGGCAACTGCCTTCACTGTCTCCGGAAAGTCAAAATCGTGTAAGTTGTAACTCCGTAGTAAAATCCCGTCTGCTGGCTGATTTGCATCAATCACATATTTTTCGAGATCAAATGTCTTTAAGCCTTCTTTTGCGATAGCATTAAACGTTTGGATATTAAACACGTACTTCTCCCCCTTTTCTTGCATTTGCAAATTTTTCCATAAAGGCGATTAGAGCTTCCACCCCTTCAATTGGAAATGCATTATAAAGACTTGCTCGCATACCGCCCACTGAGCGATGTCCTTTCAAGTTTTTAAAACCATTTGCTTCAGCTTCTTGAACAAAAGCTTTATCAAACTCCGCTGAATTCGTCACAAAAGGAACATTCGTGAGCGATCTAGCAGAAGGTTCGACCGGTGAAGAAAAGAAATCCGATTGATCAATATAATCATATAATAAGGCCGCTTTTTTGCGATTTAACGCTTCAATTCCAGCAACGCCACCTTGCTCCTTAATCCATTCAAATACTAATTTTGCTACATAAATGGCAAATGTTGGTGGTGTGTTATACATGGAATCATTCTCGGCTTGTACTTTAAAATCTAACATAGAAGGAAGTCCCTCTACTTGCCCTATCAAGTCTTCGCGCACGATGACGAGCGTTAATCCAGCAGGCCCAATGTTCTTTTGCGCTCCTGCATAAATTAAGCCAAATTTTTTCACATCATAAACGCTCGATAAAATATTGGAGGACATATCCGCAACGACCGGGACAGCTGAGTCTGGCACATCAAACATTGCTGTTCCTTCGATTGTATTATTTGTAGTTACATGTAAGTAAGCCGCGTCACTAGAAACTGTAGGAATCTCAGGAATATAGCTGAAATTGCGGTCTTCCGATGAGGCAATTACTTCCACCTCTACACCCTGAATTTTCTTAGCTTCGGAAATTGCTTTCTTCGCCCAAGATCCAGTATTTACATACGCTGCTTTTTTGCCATTTGCAAGATTCATTGGCACCATATCAAATTGCAAACTCGCGCCACCTTGCAAAAATAGTACTTTGTAATTTTCTGGAATCTCCATCAATTCTCGAATCAAGCTCTCCGCATCGTCTAGGATGTTTTGAAATAATTCTGAACGGTGACTCAGCTCCATTACTGACATTCCTGAACCATTATAAGAGAGTAGCTCCCTTTGAACCTTTTCAAGTACCGGTACTGGTAAAACTGCCGGACCTGCCGAAAAATTATAAACACGTTCCACTCAACATCTCTCCTGTCTTCAAATTTCCCCAATTACTTACAAAAATTTTCACCAATAATCGAATACTTATTGGCCAGATATGAGCCTTCCTCGTTACACTTATGCTTTTCGAAGTTCTGTTGTTAAGAAATAAAAAAGCCGAACCTGTGATATTCTACACAATATTCGGATTTTTCAGCGCTTAAAAGTAAACACTGCCTTTTGTACTTTTGTATATTATAGCAGAAACAGAGCTGTTTTTCAGAAAATTTATACTAAATCTACAAATAAATGTGATGTTTAAACTTTCTGACATTAAAAAAGCACGAGAAACCGCTATTTAAAGCAATTCTCGCACTTCTACTTTTTGAAAAACACTTCACAAGAGATGTTAGCTATTTTTCTCTTTTCGTCCTAAAGTAAACCAATACACGGCAAAAAATACAACAAGTGCAATAATTGCTGTGCGATACATGATAGCATAATTGTAGTAAGTCGCAACAATACTCAAACCAAAACTACCAACAGCCATCCCAA
The sequence above is drawn from the Listeria monocytogenes genome and encodes:
- a CDS encoding helix-turn-helix domain-containing protein translates to MSHLKDYTIGIQHIKQLTSEISLGTKLLFAISGQITIKVSEQKFYLQEGDVLVLDRNTFYTIEGNEDNLLINLTISDTFFAHYYEDYFQHSFKFFSKESDPGRERVVGSLRKSVSELLIASATKKRANKLEAQSALFQILLLLTRFLKKGIPSSARKEVNDKRISRIIREVEERFDEALSLREFAQKEFLSEAYLSRYFKKTTGLGFLQYLTEVRLKHAIQDLLYSAESITEIALKNGFSSQKHFSEVFKFHFELTPSEYRAEHHVETNLLIEDKTSELGASIEQIVPSPEILVKLSRLYHDVEPGKELNKAPFEKKKIDITEKTERCLSENMNILTIGELKEVLKDNVQKQIITTRDEIGINYIGIRHLFRGSTFLPETETDELVPTSSPYANADLALTFLKQQNLQLFIRLEYQDIVGDEAAVFERLDHFLKHCMQVFGREFVSKWHFMFFEPKNTYADKEELKKLYLKIYHTIKSRFPAIQVGNFVPFSLSKNAVPERHTWFLEEADKMDFVAYNANQNEAVDFSKEDMKSFSISEDYCLSKTLQLKAFLKHHHINKPLMLVNWNTLSGNTRYTNGTFFRGALVLKTMLDLVPEVDALGFWINTELHEGDDSKLNISLDGIEMFHFFNGKRPAFYAVKFLRRLKGVVVAKGEDYIMTKHADGYQLILMNCATINPRYSVEERFIKEEQKEVHIRLTGLHAGDYQVCKWQFDRDNGALYSKYWQLNSKYGLDKEILDYIVDASQPTLTVSDETITEDWSFYAYLDINAIHFYEFRSTV
- a CDS encoding arsenic metallochaperone ArsD family protein — protein: MKQISYFYSAENESEINLEIWKMFMNKSETERKIHFDYTGIVFDIQLEEVGKVDLPERVQMLIDKNGMEALPILVVDDAVYNYGEFSVIDAVEELLDVGVSIQVEED
- a CDS encoding phosphoglycerate dehydrogenase yields the protein MFNIQTFNAIAKEGLKTFDLEKYVIDANQPADGILLRSYNLHDFDFPETVKAVARAGAGVNNIPVENCSEKGIVVFNTPGANANAVKELVLASLFVSARPILEGTEWVKELPAEDDVEQKVEAGKKAFAGTELAGKKLGIIGLGAIGALVANDALSLGMDVVGYDPFVSVDTAWRISKEVERAMTIEEVLATCDYLTVHVPLTDKTRGMFNADTLQLVKDNAVLLNFSRGELVDSASVKEALDDGLLRLYITDFATKELLNHKKVHVFPHLGASTEEAETNCAKMAAKELQSYLETGSIKNSVNFPNVEMPYNGHPRIGICHKNIPNMVGQITTELGKYSLNILDMINRSKNEYAYTLIDIDKETQANLEQLKQDLLAVQGVLRVRVIEPLGVTV
- a CDS encoding amidohydrolase, whose amino-acid sequence is MEVWTMKEKLFQKLDEKRDRMIEIRRYLHEHPELSFQEENTAKYIADFYKEMDCDVRTHVGGNGVVVTVDTGKPGKTLAIRADFDALPIQEETGLAFASKNPGVMHACGHDGHTAYMLILGETLIEMKQELTGKIVILHQHAEETPPGGAIQMIQDGALDGVDNVLGIHVMSTMKTGEVFYREGAIQTGRSYFKLKVQGQGGHGSSPHLANDAIVAASEFVVAVQTVISRRLNPFDVGSITIGSFDGKGSFNVIKDAVELEGDVRSMSEEARNIIQKEITRIVGGIEAMFGVTCELDYKNDYPVLNNDEALTDFVVKSIKGAKIPEITDVVRCEPQPPSEDFAYYAKERPSSFFYVGAMPADGHFYPHHHPKFDINEDSLLIASKAMGACVVDYLKGENN
- a CDS encoding Abi family protein, giving the protein MTKNNSKKSAQAGNISSNKTTASNSSNLARIQKIVSAHGKLSLDDQITYMKHKGITFNYITEDAAKDYLSQNTYYYKVTAFRKNIAKVNGKYTSLDFGLLSDLATIDMYLRYALIKINLDIEHTLKALLVNVITKSNAEDGYTIVKEYDTYCKNKLLEEKPKFKEKNYIPVDKKIMSRNKEIDGYHYDLYTKRKNNPPIWVLIELMSFGELIRFVEFYYDSNKYNKKLFTPAFILLKYTKNLRDSAAHSRPLLLDVVLPKQITPTQNATQYAEKAGVEKLERRNLVSNKKIHDFICMLILHDEYIKSDAMKYDRKIELANIIERCTKRSHYYKDQADLIRVYRVLSKILANYHQKC
- a CDS encoding MFS transporter: MTSTAYKGTNKLIVGIVFGVITFWLFAQSMVNIVPAVQSDLGISSDLLSIAISLTALFSGIFIVVAGGMADKFGRVKLTYIGLILSIIGSLLLVVTQGSTLLIIGRIIQGLSAACIMPATLALMKTYFEGADRQRALSYWSIGSWGGSGICSFAGGAIATYMGWRWIFIISIVFALLGMLLIKGTPESKVVQNTKAKFDSLGLVLFVIAMVCLNLIITRGATFGWTSPITITMLVVFLISAGLFFRVELRQANGFIDFSLFKNKAYTGATLSNFLLNAAAGTLVVANTYVQIGRGFTAFQSGLLSIGYLVCVLGMIRIGEKILQRVGARKPMILGSGITAVGIALMALTFIPGTLYTVLVFIGFALFGIGLGMYATPSTDTAISNAPEDKVGVASGIYKMASSLGGSFGVAISATIYGVIALSGNIDLAAMVGLLTNVGFCVVSLISVAITTPSAKKALELKAAKE
- the serC gene encoding 3-phosphoserine/phosphohydroxythreonine transaminase codes for the protein MERVYNFSAGPAVLPVPVLEKVQRELLSYNGSGMSVMELSHRSELFQNILDDAESLIRELMEIPENYKVLFLQGGASLQFDMVPMNLANGKKAAYVNTGSWAKKAISEAKKIQGVEVEVIASSEDRNFSYIPEIPTVSSDAAYLHVTTNNTIEGTAMFDVPDSAVPVVADMSSNILSSVYDVKKFGLIYAGAQKNIGPAGLTLVIVREDLIGQVEGLPSMLDFKVQAENDSMYNTPPTFAIYVAKLVFEWIKEQGGVAGIEALNRKKAALLYDYIDQSDFFSSPVEPSARSLTNVPFVTNSAEFDKAFVQEAEANGFKNLKGHRSVGGMRASLYNAFPIEGVEALIAFMEKFANARKGGEVRV
- a CDS encoding DUF1015 domain-containing protein, which produces MVNIRPFKAIRPIKNLAEKVASLPYDVLNSEEARELGDANKYSFLHIDKAEIDLDPAVSPYDPAVYQKAADNLEQFELDGWLGREANPAFYIYQLTMDGRPQTGLVVCTSIDDYTNGKIKKHELTREEKELDRIRHVDVCDANTSPIFLTYRGKEAINTLVESWVNENEPEYDFESFHGVAHKVWAITDAHILEDLSAAFSEVPALYIADGHHRTESAVKVGLKRREEFPEAGPEAEFNFFLSVVFPEEQLEILDYNRVVNVPIEADFVSKVEASFDVEKVGKEAFKPEKPKQVGMYLDGNWYKLTAKSEVIPNDVIGQLDVSILQSQILTPIFGIEDIRRDNRIDFVGGIRGLEELTRLVDNGSHSVAFAMFPPTMDDLLSVADAAEIMPPKSTWFEPKLLSGLFVHDLESK